Proteins encoded together in one Eriocheir sinensis breed Jianghai 21 unplaced genomic scaffold, ASM2467909v1 Scaffold713, whole genome shotgun sequence window:
- the LOC126994072 gene encoding uncharacterized protein LOC126994072 isoform X3: MLTRQTAIIFLILVAVIAIYSVSRYSLDEKFASVLVARCIDTSSSRSASPPAPGASRDGAFYREADIATWNEDWGEKKCALREMTNLSQLFDYIQTPLVRCDTQLMLGGRLLGKSRYTDGDKWVCVDKKFKVIPLKCLVFSFGIGGDWSFEDEVDRKLGCTVFAFDPTIKKENHNRTARISFFNLGIDGVTNTYPQAKKKVDRYANILAGLGHLNSIIDILKIDVEGSEVAFFGDVFGKTPNLLKNVKMIAMEIHMDSNLRELRRSYKVFWEYFQLLDCFGFKISHSAVNPFCGHKVVDGQHRSNCYEIVWVQDREW; this comes from the exons ATGCTCACCCGTCAGACAGCgattattttcctcatcctcgtGGCCGTCATCGCCATCTACAGTGTCTCCAG GTATTCACTTGATGAGAAGTTTGCTTCCGTGCTTGTGGCGAGATGCAtcgacaccagcagcagcaggagcgccTCGCCCCCGGCCCCCGGAGCATCAAGGGACGGGGCCTTCTACCGGGAGGCAGACATCGCCACGTGGAACGAGGACTGGG gGGAGAAGAAGTGTGCGCTGCGGGAGATGACCAACCTCAGCCAGCTTTTCGACTACATCCAAACGCCGCTGGTCCGCTGCGACACACAG CTGATGCTGGGAGGCCGTTTGCTAGGCAAGAGTCGCTACACCGACGGCGATAAATGGGTTTGTGTGGACAAGAAATTCAAAGTGATTCCCTTGAAATGTCTGGTCTTTTCCTTCGGCATTGGGGGAGACTGGTCATTCGAGGACGAAGTCGATAGGAAGCTGGGCTGCACG GTGTTTGCCTTCGACCCAACCATCAAAAAGGAGAATCACAACCGCACCGCCAGAATCAGCTTCTTCAACCTGGGCATCGACGGGGTCACCAACACCTACCCGCAGGCCAAGAAGAAG GTGGACCGCTACGCCAACATCCTCGCGGGGCTCGGCCACCTCAACAGCATCATTGACATCCTCAAGATTGACGTGGAGGGATCCGAGGTCGCTTTCTTTGGGGATGTTTTTGGGAAGACTCCCAACCTGCTGAAGAACGTCAAGATGATAGCGATGGAGATTCACATGGACTCCAATCTTAGAG agCTTAGACGAAGTTACAAAGTCTTCTGGGAATACTTTCAACTTCTGGACTGTTTCGGCTTCAAGATTTCGCACAGCGCCGTCAATCCGTTCTGTGGTCACAAAGTAGTGGACGGGCAGCACCGCTCTAACTGCTACGAGATAGTGTGGGTCCAGGACCGAGAATGGTAA
- the LOC126994072 gene encoding uncharacterized protein LOC126994072 isoform X4 — translation MLTRQTAIIFLILVAVIAIYSVSRYSLDEKFASVLVARCIDTSSSKSASPPAPGASRDGAFYREEDIATWNEDWGEKKCALREMTNLSQLFDYIQTPLVRCDTQLMLGGRLLRKSRYTDGEKWVCVDKKFKVIPLKCLVFSFGIGGDWSFEDEVDRKLGCTVFAFDPTIKKENHNRTARISFFNLGIDGVTNIDPQAKKKVDRYANILAGLGHLNSIIDILKIDVEGSEVAFFGDVFGKTPNLLKNVKMIAMEIHMDSNLRGSVPVWEGPPSSARRRLQIAASFTG, via the exons ATGCTCACCCGTCAGACAGCgattattttcctcatcctcgtGGCCGTCATCGCCATCTACAGTGTCTCCAG GTATTCACTTGATGAGAAGTTTGCTTCCGTGCTCGTGGCGAGATGCATCGacaccagcagcagcaagagCGCCTCGCCCCCGGCCCCCGGAGCATCAAGGGACGGGGCCTTCTACCGGGAGGAAGACATCGCCACGTGGAACGAGGACTGGG gGGAGAAGAAGTGTGCGCTGCGGGAGATGACCAACCTCAGCCAGCTTTTCGACTACATCCAAACGCCGCTGGTCCGCTGCGACACACAG CTGATGCTGGGAGGCCGTTTGCTACGCAAGAGTCGCTACACCGACGGTGAGAAATGGGTTTGTGTGGACAAGAAATTCAAAGTGATTCCCTTGAAATGTCTGGTCTTTTCCTTCGGCATTGGGGGAGACTGGTCATTCGAGGACGAAGTCGATAGGAAGCTGGGCTGCACG GTGTTTGCCTTCGACCCAACCATCAAAAAGGAGAATCACAACCGCACCGCCAGAATCAGCTTCTTCAACCTGGGCATCGACGGCGTCACCAACATCGACCCGCAGGCCAAGAAGAAG GTGGACCGCTACGCCAACATCCTCGCGGGGCTCGGCCACCTCAACAGCATCATTGACATCCTCAAGATTGATGTGGAGGGATCCGAAGTCGCTTTCTTTGGGGATGTTTTTGGGAAGACTCCCAACCTGCTGAAGAACGTCAAGATGATAGCGATGGAGATTCACATGGACTCCAATCTTAGAGGTAGTGTTCCTGTGTGGGAAGGGCCGCCCTCCTCTGCCAGACGGAGGCTACAGATTGCTGCGTCTTTTACTGGCTGA
- the LOC126994072 gene encoding uncharacterized protein LOC126994072 isoform X1, producing MLTRQTAIIFLILVAVIAIYSVSRYSLDEKFASVLVARCIDTSSSKSASPPAPGASRDGAFYREEDIATWNEDWGEKKCALREMTNLSQLFDYIQTPLVRCDTQLMLGGRLLRKSRYTDGEKWVCVDKKFKVIPLKCLVFSFGIGGDWSFEDEVDRKLGCTVFAFDPTIKKENHNRTARISFFNLGIDGVTNIDPQAKKKVDRYANILAGLGHLNSIIDILKIDVEGSEVAFFGDVFGKTPNLLKNVKMIAMEIHMDSNLRELRRSYKVFWEYFQLLDCFGFKISHSGVNPFCGHKVVDGQHRFNCYEIVWVQDREW from the exons ATGCTCACCCGTCAGACAGCgattattttcctcatcctcgtGGCCGTCATCGCCATCTACAGTGTCTCCAG GTATTCACTTGATGAGAAGTTTGCTTCCGTGCTCGTGGCGAGATGCATCGacaccagcagcagcaagagCGCCTCGCCCCCGGCCCCCGGAGCATCAAGGGACGGGGCCTTCTACCGGGAGGAAGACATCGCCACGTGGAACGAGGACTGGG gGGAGAAGAAGTGTGCGCTGCGGGAGATGACCAACCTCAGCCAGCTTTTCGACTACATCCAAACGCCGCTGGTCCGCTGCGACACACAG CTGATGCTGGGAGGCCGTTTGCTACGCAAGAGTCGCTACACCGACGGTGAGAAATGGGTTTGTGTGGACAAGAAATTCAAAGTGATTCCCTTGAAATGTCTGGTCTTTTCCTTCGGCATTGGGGGAGACTGGTCATTCGAGGACGAAGTCGATAGGAAGCTGGGCTGCACG GTGTTTGCCTTCGACCCAACCATCAAAAAGGAGAATCACAACCGCACCGCCAGAATCAGCTTCTTCAACCTGGGCATCGACGGCGTCACCAACATCGACCCGCAGGCCAAGAAGAAG GTGGACCGCTACGCCAACATCCTCGCGGGGCTCGGCCACCTCAACAGCATCATTGACATCCTCAAGATTGATGTGGAGGGATCCGAAGTCGCTTTCTTTGGGGATGTTTTTGGGAAGACTCCCAACCTGCTGAAGAACGTCAAGATGATAGCGATGGAGATTCACATGGACTCCAATCTTAGAG agCTTAGACGAAGTTACAAAGTCTTCTGGGAATACTTTCAACTTCTGGACTGTTTCGGCTTCAAGATTTCGCACAGCGGCGTCAATCCGTTCTGTGGTCACAAAGTAGTGGACGGGCAGCACCGCTTTAACTGCTACGAGATAGTGTGGGTCCAGGACCGAGAATGGTAA
- the LOC126994072 gene encoding uncharacterized protein LOC126994072 isoform X2, with translation MLARQTPIIFLILVAVIAIYSVSRYSLDEKFASVLVARCIDTSSSRSASPPAPGASRDGAFYREADIATWNEDWGEKKCALREMTNLSQLFDYIQTPLVRCDTQLMLGGRLLGKSRYTDGDKWVCVDKKFKVIPLKCLVFSFGIGGDWSFEDEVDRKLGCTVFAFDPTIKKENHNRTARISFFNLGIDGVTNTYPQAKKKVDRYANILAGLGHLNSIIDILKIDVEGSEVAFFGDVFGKTPNLLKNVKMIAMEIHMDSNLRELRRSYKVFWEYFQLLDCFGFKISHSAVNPFCGHKVVDGQHRSNCYEIVWVQDREW, from the exons ATGCTCGCCCGTCAGACACCgattattttcctcatcctcgtGGCCGTCATCGCCATCTACAGTGTCTCCAG GTATTCACTTGATGAGAAGTTTGCTTCCGTGCTTGTGGCGAGATGCAtcgacaccagcagcagcaggagcgccTCGCCCCCGGCCCCCGGAGCATCAAGGGACGGGGCCTTCTACCGGGAGGCAGACATCGCCACGTGGAACGAGGACTGGG gGGAGAAGAAGTGTGCGCTGCGGGAGATGACCAACCTCAGCCAGCTTTTCGACTACATCCAAACGCCGCTGGTCCGCTGCGACACACAG CTGATGCTGGGAGGCCGTTTGCTAGGCAAGAGTCGCTACACCGACGGCGATAAATGGGTTTGTGTGGACAAGAAATTCAAAGTGATTCCCTTGAAATGTCTGGTCTTTTCCTTCGGCATTGGGGGAGACTGGTCATTCGAGGACGAAGTCGATAGGAAGCTGGGCTGCACG GTGTTTGCCTTCGACCCAACCATCAAAAAGGAGAATCACAACCGCACCGCCAGAATCAGCTTCTTCAACCTGGGCATCGACGGGGTCACCAACACCTACCCGCAGGCCAAGAAGAAG GTGGACCGCTACGCCAACATCCTCGCGGGGCTCGGCCACCTCAACAGCATCATTGACATCCTCAAGATTGACGTGGAGGGATCCGAGGTCGCTTTCTTTGGGGATGTTTTTGGGAAGACTCCCAACCTGCTGAAGAACGTCAAGATGATAGCGATGGAGATTCACATGGACTCCAATCTTAGAG agCTTAGACGAAGTTACAAAGTCTTCTGGGAATACTTTCAACTTCTGGACTGTTTCGGCTTCAAGATTTCGCACAGCGCCGTCAATCCGTTCTGTGGTCACAAAGTAGTGGACGGGCAGCACCGCTCTAACTGCTACGAGATAGTGTGGGTCCAGGACCGAGAATGGTAA
- the LOC126994072 gene encoding uncharacterized protein LOC126994072 isoform X5, whose translation MLARQTPIIFLILVAVIAIYSVSRYSLDEKFASVLVARCIDTSSSRSASPPAPGASRDGAFYREADIATWNEDWGEKKCALREMTNLSQLFDYIQTPLVRCDTQLMLGGRLLGKSRYTDGDKWVCVDKKFKVIPLKCLVFSFGIGGDWSFEDEVDRKLGCTVFAFDPTIKKENHNRTARISFFNLGIDGVTNTYPQAKKKVDRYANILAGLGHLNSIIDILKIDVEGSEVAFFGDVFGKTPNLLKNVKMIAMEIHMDSNLRGSVPVWEGPPSSARRRLQIAASFTG comes from the exons ATGCTCGCCCGTCAGACACCgattattttcctcatcctcgtGGCCGTCATCGCCATCTACAGTGTCTCCAG GTATTCACTTGATGAGAAGTTTGCTTCCGTGCTTGTGGCGAGATGCAtcgacaccagcagcagcaggagcgccTCGCCCCCGGCCCCCGGAGCATCAAGGGACGGGGCCTTCTACCGGGAGGCAGACATCGCCACGTGGAACGAGGACTGGG gGGAGAAGAAGTGTGCGCTGCGGGAGATGACCAACCTCAGCCAGCTTTTCGACTACATCCAAACGCCGCTGGTCCGCTGCGACACACAG CTGATGCTGGGAGGCCGTTTGCTAGGCAAGAGTCGCTACACCGACGGCGATAAATGGGTTTGTGTGGACAAGAAATTCAAAGTGATTCCCTTGAAATGTCTGGTCTTTTCCTTCGGCATTGGGGGAGACTGGTCATTCGAGGACGAAGTCGATAGGAAGCTGGGCTGCACG GTGTTTGCCTTCGACCCAACCATCAAAAAGGAGAATCACAACCGCACCGCCAGAATCAGCTTCTTCAACCTGGGCATCGACGGGGTCACCAACACCTACCCGCAGGCCAAGAAGAAG GTGGACCGCTACGCCAACATCCTCGCGGGGCTCGGCCACCTCAACAGCATCATTGACATCCTCAAGATTGACGTGGAGGGATCCGAGGTCGCTTTCTTTGGGGATGTTTTTGGGAAGACTCCCAACCTGCTGAAGAACGTCAAGATGATAGCGATGGAGATTCACATGGACTCCAATCTTAGAGGTAGTGTTCCTGTGTGGGAAGGGCCGCCCTCCTCTGCCAGACGGAGGCTACAGATTGCTGCGTCTTTTACTGGCTGA